Proteins encoded together in one Aureimonas sp. SA4125 window:
- a CDS encoding ester cyclase codes for MAGPLEEANKKVVVDFYTMAFKERKPKEAADLHIGPVYIQHNPRVPNGPKPFYGYFTKYFQENPEASNEIKRVIAEGDLVVLHSHSKKTPDVTGNAIVDIFRVEDGKIVEHWDVMQPVPEEASPNGNTMFDGNNAN; via the coding sequence ATGGCCGGCCCCTTAGAAGAAGCCAACAAGAAAGTCGTAGTTGATTTTTACACGATGGCGTTCAAAGAGCGTAAGCCGAAAGAAGCGGCGGATCTTCATATTGGTCCTGTCTATATTCAGCATAATCCGAGAGTGCCAAATGGTCCGAAGCCATTCTATGGTTATTTTACCAAGTATTTCCAGGAAAATCCTGAGGCTTCTAACGAAATAAAGCGTGTTATCGCGGAGGGAGACTTGGTTGTCTTGCACTCGCACTCAAAGAAAACACCTGACGTAACTGGTAATGCGATAGTTGACATCTTCCGTGTCGAGGACGGTAAAATTGTCGAGCATTGGGATGTCATGCAGCCGGTTCCAGAAGAAGCCTCCCCAAACGGGAACACAATGTTTGACGGAAACAATGCGAATTGA